From Nitrospirota bacterium, one genomic window encodes:
- the nuoI gene encoding NADH-quinone oxidoreductase subunit NuoI: MGIRGEAMFSLLRSMWLVFLHMFRRRETVQYPEEKPYVPPRWRGRIILSRDPDGKERCVACYLCAAACPVDCISLQATEDGHGRRYPEFFRINFSRCIFCGFCEEACPTYAIQLTPDFEMGEYKRQELVYEKEDLLINGPGKYHDYNFYRVAGSSIEGKDKGEAENETPPVDVRDIMP; this comes from the coding sequence ATGGGCATCAGAGGAGAAGCAATGTTCAGTTTATTGAGATCAATGTGGCTGGTGTTCCTGCACATGTTCAGGCGGAGAGAGACGGTCCAGTATCCTGAAGAAAAGCCTTATGTGCCGCCGAGATGGAGGGGGCGCATAATTTTGTCGCGCGACCCGGACGGAAAAGAACGCTGCGTGGCGTGCTATCTCTGCGCGGCCGCGTGTCCTGTTGATTGTATTTCCCTTCAGGCAACTGAAGACGGACACGGCAGGCGCTATCCTGAATTTTTCCGCATTAATTTTTCAAGGTGCATCTTCTGCGGGTTTTGCGAGGAGGCATGTCCGACATACGCGATACAGCTTACACCTGATTTTGAAATGGGTGAATACAAGAGGCAGGAACTTGTCTATGAAAAAGAAGACCTCCTGATAAACGGGCCGGGGAAATATCATGATTATAATTTTTACCGGGTGGCCGGGTCATCAATTGAAGGCAAGGACAAAGGCGAGGCCGAAAATGAAACGCCGCCAGTTGATGTAAGGGACATCATGCCGTGA